From a region of the Deinococcus terrestris genome:
- a CDS encoding acyl-CoA dehydrogenase family protein: protein MTNPATLQAMLAQLDLDALTRLGQKVDLPGLLSSVSQLNDGQLKQLARTLGGGGGRTADLPAPDGDFYGQLDRLTPEQREVRAQVRTFMTDQVRPIMNVYWNRDEFPQQLIPELRKLDLVRRVWNEDGTRKPDATLVEGLITLEACRVDVSTAVFFGVHAGLAFASIALGGSEEQKAEWLPKMLDLEAVGAFGLTEPEGGSQVSQGMRTTCRRDGDSWVLNGEKYWIGNSPFSDFTVVWARDEDTNEVRGFIVRAGTAGYRVEKIEGKTALRIVENGHVFLEDCRVPEADRLQATRGWRTTAEVLRLTRAGVAWQGVGCALGAYELALGYAQTREQFGKRIGEFQLIQNHLVHMLGNVTSMLALVLRLSDMADAGEMGDEHASLAKVVTAARCRETVALARETFGGNGILLQNGVAKHFADTEAIYSYEGTNEINTLVVGRAITGFSAFV, encoded by the coding sequence ATGACCAATCCAGCGACTCTCCAGGCGATGCTCGCGCAACTCGACCTCGATGCCCTGACGCGGCTGGGGCAGAAGGTGGACCTGCCGGGCCTGCTCTCCAGCGTCTCGCAGCTCAACGACGGCCAGCTCAAGCAGCTCGCCCGTACCCTGGGCGGCGGCGGGGGCCGCACGGCCGATCTGCCCGCGCCCGACGGCGACTTTTACGGCCAGTTGGACCGCCTGACCCCCGAACAGCGGGAGGTCCGGGCGCAGGTCCGCACCTTCATGACTGATCAGGTGCGGCCCATCATGAACGTGTACTGGAACCGCGACGAATTCCCCCAGCAACTCATCCCCGAACTGCGCAAGCTCGACCTCGTGCGCCGGGTCTGGAACGAGGACGGCACCCGCAAGCCCGACGCCACGCTCGTCGAAGGCCTGATCACCCTGGAAGCCTGCCGGGTGGACGTATCCACCGCTGTCTTCTTCGGGGTGCACGCGGGGCTGGCCTTCGCGTCCATCGCGCTGGGCGGCAGCGAGGAGCAGAAGGCCGAGTGGCTGCCCAAGATGCTGGACCTCGAGGCGGTCGGTGCCTTCGGCCTCACCGAGCCGGAAGGTGGCTCGCAGGTTAGCCAGGGGATGCGGACCACCTGCCGCCGCGACGGGGACAGTTGGGTGTTGAACGGCGAGAAGTACTGGATCGGTAACTCGCCCTTCAGCGACTTCACGGTAGTGTGGGCGCGGGACGAGGACACGAACGAGGTTCGCGGCTTCATCGTGCGGGCGGGGACGGCGGGCTACCGGGTCGAGAAGATCGAGGGCAAGACGGCCCTGCGGATCGTGGAAAACGGGCACGTCTTCCTGGAGGACTGCCGGGTGCCCGAGGCCGACCGCCTGCAAGCCACGCGCGGCTGGCGCACGACCGCCGAGGTGCTGCGGCTCACGCGGGCAGGCGTGGCGTGGCAGGGCGTGGGCTGTGCGCTGGGCGCTTACGAGCTGGCGCTGGGCTACGCGCAGACCCGCGAGCAGTTCGGCAAGCGCATCGGGGAGTTCCAGCTGATCCAGAACCACCTCGTCCACATGCTGGGCAACGTGACGAGCATGCTGGCCCTCGTGCTGCGGCTCTCGGACATGGCCGACGCGGGCGAGATGGGGGACGAGCACGCCTCGCTCGCCAAGGTGGTCACGGCGGCCCGCTGCCGCGAGACGGTCGCGCTGGCCCGCGAGACCTTCGGCGGCAACGGCATCCTGCTGCAAAACGGCGTCGCCAAGCACTTCGCGGATACGGAAGCGATCTACTCCTACGAGGGGACCAACGAGATCAACACGCTGGTGGTGGGCCGGGCGATCACAGGGTTCAGCGCGTTCGTGTAG
- a CDS encoding MazG family protein, translating to MQELLTTLRRLRAPDGCPWDREQTHASLRPYLLEEAAEAVDAVSEGPQALAAELGDVLLQVAFHSVIAQEAGTFDYADVERGIVDKLVRRHPHVFGDVQVEDADEVIANWQAIKAAERGGRPRRPADQVPAALGALARETGAQKLAGDAKGDRAGVQAALDRAPDSAGGVAEVLAATVAWARSLGVDAEVALREHTQARLLALPDPEEG from the coding sequence ATGCAAGAGCTGCTGACCACCCTGCGCCGGTTGCGTGCCCCGGACGGCTGTCCCTGGGACCGCGAGCAGACCCACGCGTCCCTGCGGCCGTACCTGCTGGAGGAGGCCGCCGAGGCCGTGGACGCCGTCTCGGAGGGTCCACAGGCCCTCGCCGCCGAGCTGGGGGACGTGCTGCTGCAAGTCGCCTTTCATTCGGTGATCGCCCAGGAAGCAGGAACCTTCGACTACGCGGACGTAGAGCGCGGCATCGTGGACAAGCTGGTGCGGCGGCATCCGCACGTCTTCGGGGACGTGCAGGTCGAAGACGCGGATGAGGTCATCGCCAACTGGCAGGCGATCAAGGCTGCCGAGCGCGGGGGGCGTCCCCGCCGCCCTGCCGATCAGGTTCCCGCCGCGCTGGGGGCACTGGCCCGCGAGACGGGGGCGCAGAAACTGGCTGGAGACGCGAAGGGGGACCGGGCGGGCGTGCAGGCGGCCCTGGACCGGGCGCCCGACTCCGCCGGGGGGGTGGCCGAGGTGCTGGCCGCCACAGTCGCCTGGGCACGCTCGCTGGGCGTGGACGCGGAGGTCGCGCTGCGCGAGCACACCCAGGCCCGGCTGCTGGCCCTGCCCGACCCGGAGGAGGGATGA
- a CDS encoding aspartate aminotransferase family protein has product MTSLPPAPLPPGFIRAGDVLDERLSPAQVRTLDMRYGNEELLYGLGLLDLSGPFYRFSPWELEDEHGTRRINASGYAAVPFGDMPPVITSFLHEFLDKNRAMSLPQQSSSPWRAALQTNLVRLLSRELPSHADSQVFFCSSGTEAIEGALKFAKAWRPKAKHYISFSSGYHGKTLGSLSLTPNPEYQDIFRPLVPGAVTSPYGDLDALAQLVRRLGPDNVVAVVVEPIQGEGGVNIPPPGFLRGVGELCQRYGIVCIADEIQTGLGRTGHWFESAAQGLDPDIVTLAKPLGGGMTAVGATIVRHTIYKKMLGGLSSKRHSNTFGGNALAMAVGLKSLEYLVEQDLPARSARLGEMGLARLRALQEEYPRLFESVRGQGLLLAMQFRPMVGVPLPGPLREIVFEATAILALRELHAAEVMANLSLSSKRTVRLTPALDMPEDLFFTMLGRVGVFAGRNPASRHLLTNTPPAVTARLAKFAASKPKKRTDSDG; this is encoded by the coding sequence GTGACCTCCCTTCCCCCCGCCCCACTCCCACCGGGCTTCATCCGCGCCGGGGACGTGCTCGATGAACGCCTGAGCCCCGCGCAAGTGCGGACGCTGGACATGCGGTACGGCAACGAGGAACTCCTGTACGGCCTCGGGCTGCTGGACCTCTCCGGGCCGTTTTACCGTTTCTCGCCCTGGGAGCTGGAGGACGAGCACGGCACGCGGCGTATCAATGCGTCCGGCTACGCGGCGGTGCCGTTCGGGGACATGCCACCCGTCATTACCAGCTTCCTGCACGAGTTTCTGGACAAGAACCGGGCGATGAGCCTGCCGCAGCAGTCCAGTTCGCCGTGGCGGGCGGCGCTCCAGACCAACCTCGTGCGGCTGCTCTCGCGCGAGTTGCCCTCGCACGCCGACTCGCAGGTCTTCTTCTGCTCCAGCGGCACCGAGGCCATCGAGGGGGCGCTGAAGTTCGCCAAGGCGTGGCGACCCAAGGCCAAGCATTACATCTCCTTTTCCAGCGGCTACCACGGCAAGACGCTGGGAAGCCTGTCGCTGACGCCCAACCCGGAGTATCAGGACATCTTCCGGCCGCTGGTACCGGGGGCAGTCACGAGTCCCTACGGCGACCTCGACGCGCTGGCACAACTGGTGCGGCGGCTGGGGCCGGACAACGTGGTCGCAGTGGTGGTCGAGCCGATCCAGGGCGAGGGCGGCGTCAACATCCCCCCGCCCGGCTTCCTGCGAGGGGTGGGCGAGCTGTGCCAGCGGTACGGCATCGTCTGCATCGCGGACGAGATTCAGACCGGGCTGGGCCGCACCGGGCACTGGTTCGAGTCGGCGGCGCAGGGCCTCGACCCCGACATCGTGACCCTCGCCAAACCGCTGGGCGGCGGCATGACGGCGGTGGGCGCGACCATCGTACGCCACACCATCTACAAGAAGATGCTGGGCGGCTTGAGCAGCAAGCGGCACTCCAATACCTTCGGCGGGAACGCGCTGGCGATGGCGGTGGGTCTGAAGTCGCTGGAGTACCTCGTCGAGCAGGACCTGCCCGCCCGCAGCGCCCGCCTCGGCGAGATGGGGCTGGCGCGGCTGCGGGCCTTGCAGGAGGAGTACCCCCGCCTGTTCGAGAGTGTGCGCGGCCAGGGCCTGCTGCTGGCGATGCAGTTCCGGCCGATGGTGGGGGTTCCCCTACCCGGCCCCCTCCGGGAGATCGTCTTCGAGGCGACCGCCATCCTGGCCCTGCGCGAGCTGCACGCGGCGGAGGTCATGGCGAACCTTAGCCTCAGCTCCAAGCGCACGGTGCGGCTGACCCCGGCGCTGGACATGCCCGAAGACCTCTTTTTCACCATGCTGGGCCGGGTCGGGGTCTTCGCAGGTCGCAATCCCGCCTCCCGCCACCTGCTGACGAACACGCCCCCAGCAGTCACGGCGCGGCTGGCGAAGTTCGCGGCGAGCAAGCCGAAAAAGCGGACCGACAGCGACGGGTAG